In one window of Macadamia integrifolia cultivar HAES 741 chromosome 2, SCU_Mint_v3, whole genome shotgun sequence DNA:
- the LOC122090963 gene encoding prolycopene isomerase, chloroplastic isoform X2, producing MIYQEVLLTHLRSKATNLTLVHLFSLDFSHVVLRRILLPKFWMHWVSQSHVPLMTHGWCTYLKDLEKFVSMDAVQEWRKLLDAVLPMSSAAMALPPLSIRGDWGVLSTAAARYAPSLLKSFIQMGPQGALGATKLLRPFSEIIDSLELKDPFVRNWVDLLCFLLAGVKSNGTLSAEMVYMFAEWYKPGCALEYPIHGSGAIVDALVRGLKKFGGRLSLGTHVEKIVIENGQAVGVKLRSGQFVRAKKAVVSNASMWDTLNLLPEEAIPKSYKERIKTTPQCESFMHLHLGFDVEGIPEDLGIHHIIVNDWNRGVDADQNVVLISVPSFLSPDLAPPGKHVLHAYTPGTEPFELWEGLDRRSLVYKRLKAERSEVMWRAVERALGPGFSRDRCEVKLIGTPLTHQRFLRRNRGTYGPAIQAGKDTFSGHSTPIPQLFCCGDSTFPGIGVPAVAASGAIVANSLVPVYQHSELLDAVGI from the exons GTTTTGGATGCATTGGGTGAGTCAATCCCATGTGCCACTTATGACTCATGGATGGTGTACCTACCTGAAG GACCTGGAGAAGTTTGTAAGTATGGATGCTGTGCAGgaatggagaaaacttctt GATGCAGTGCTTCCAATGTCATCTGCTGCTATGGCTCTACCTCCCTTGTCCATTCGAGGTGATTGGGGTGTTCTCTCCACAGCAGCAGCTAGATATGCTCCTTCACTCTTGAAATCTTTCATCCAAATGGGACCTCAGGGAGCTCTTGGTGCCACAAAGCTTCTCAGGCCCTTCTCAGAGATTATTGATTCCTTGGAGTTGAAAGACCCTTTTGTACGAAACTGGGTGGatcttttatgttttcttcttgCAGGGGTGAAATCTAATGGTACACTCTCCGCAGAGATG GTGTACATGTTTGCTGAATGGTACAAACCAGGTTGTGCACTTGAATATCCTATTCATGGGAGCGGGGCAATTGTTGATGCTCTTGTGCGGGGGTTGAAAAAATTTGGTGGAAGGCTTTCCTTAGGAACTCATGTTGAAAAGATTGTTATTGAAAATGGTCAAGCTGTCGGGGTAAAACTAAGAAGTGGTCAG TTTGTACGTGCTAAGAAGGCCGTAGTTAGCAATGCATCCATGTGGGACACTTTAAATCTGCTACCTGAAGAAGCCATTCCAAAGTCATACAAGGAGAGGATTAAAACGACACCGCAATGTGAATCATTCATGCATCTCCATTTGGGTTTTGATGTGGAG GGAATCCCTGAAGATTTGGGAATCCATCACATAATTGTAAATGACTGGAACAGAGGAGTTGATGCTGATCAGAATGTTGTTTTGATATCTGTACCTAGTTTCCTGAGCCCAGATTTGGCACCCCCTGGGAAACACGTTTTGCATGCCTATACTCCAGGAACTGAACCATTTGAATTGTGGGAAGGACTTGATCGTAGAAGCCTTGTATATAAAAGACTAAAGGCTGAAAGATCAGAG GTAATGTGGAGAGCAGTCGAACGCGCCCTTGGTCCAGGCTTCAGCCGTGATAGGTGTGAGGTGAAGCTGATAGGTACACCACTGACTCATCAGAGGTTCTTGAGAAGGAACAGAGGGACATATGGACCAGCCATACAAGCTGGTAAAGACACATTCTCTGGACATTCTACTCCAATCCCACAACTCTTTTGTTGTGGAGACTCTACATTCCCAGGCATTGGAGTCCCTGCAGTAGCTGCTAGTGGTGCCATTGTTGCCAACTCTCTAGTCCCTGTGTATCAACACTCCGAGCTTCTTGATGCCGTCGGAATTTGA